In Streptomyces sp. Li-HN-5-11, the sequence GTCGGGCACTTGGAGCGTGGCCTCGTCGCCGTACAGCTCAAGGAGATTGCGACGGACGCCCGAGTCGAAGCTGGTGATGAGCGTTGCCCGAGCCCCGGACGCGAACTCGAGCAGGCCCACGTGCTCAGTCGGTACTTGTACGTCGAACTCGGTCCCCGCGTCCGTGCCCACCCGCACCCGCCGCACCGGCAGCGCGGTCGACGACACCGCGCTCACCCGGTGGATCGCGCCCATGATCTGTACCAGCGCGGTGACGTAGTAGGGGCCCATGTCCAGCAGCGGTCCCCCTCCCGGCCCGTAGTAGAAGGCAGGGTTGGGGTGGAAGCCCTCGGGGCCCGGTGACTGCATGATCCCCAGTGCGCTCGCGGGCGCACCGATACGGCCGGCGGTGACCGTTCGCTGTGCTGTCTGGAGCGCGCCGCCGAGGAAGGTGTCCGGCGCGCACCCCACGCGGAGTCCCCGGCGGTCGGCCTCGTCCAGGAGGGTTCGCGCATCGCGGCGGCCGAGCGCGATGGGCTTTTCGCTCCAGACGTGTTTGCCACTGGTCAGGATCTGCAGGGACACATCGAAGTGAGCCGCGGGGATCGTGAGGTTCAGCACGATCTCGATGTCGTCGGCGGCGAGGAGGTCCCGTACCGACATGGCCCTGAGCCCGAACTCCTGTGCCCGGGCGGCCGCTCGCTCCAGGTCGAGGTCCGCGATCGCGAGAACGCTCAGATCGGGGAACCGCGTCAGGTTCTGGAGGTAGTGCCTGCTGATCACACCGGCGCCGATGATGCCGACCCCCACCTGTCCTGCGCTCATCGGTCCACCTCGACGAGGTAGCGCAGGCTCTCCTCCACACCGGCGAATATGTCGCCGTCGTACGCGTCGAACTCCACGACACGGACCGCGTCCGGCGCGGCCTTCAGGACGTCCACCACCGGCATCGCGCCCTTGCCGAGCGGCTGCTGCTCCGAGACGGCCTTGCTGTACGGGCCGTCCTTGGCGTGCAGGAACGCGACGCGGTCCCCGAGCCGTGAGACCAGCTCCGCGGCGGAGACACCACCGACCTCGGCCCAGTACATGTCGACCTCGAGGACGACGTCGTCGTCGAGCGCGTCGGCGAAGACCTCAAGGCCTGTCCTGCCGTCGAAGTCGCCTCGGACCTCGTGATCGTGGTTGTGGTACCCGATGGTGATGCCCTCGTCCCGGGCGAGTTCGGCGACGGCGTTCAGTTCCGCGGCGGCGGCTTCGATGTCCGCACGCGTCGCCCAGCGCGCGGCGTCGATCCGCGGATCGATCAGCGTGCCCACCCCGAGTTCCGCGGCGGTGCGCAGTGCCGCCCGGGCGTCTTGCCGGACGAGCATGGCGTGTGCGCTGAGTGGGCGGAGCCCGGTCTCTGCCAGCGTGCGGCTGTATTCGTCCCGGTATTGCTCGAACTGCCACAGCTCGACGTTGTCGAACCCCATGGCGGCGACCCGCCGCAGCGTTTCCGCAAGGTCGGTCTTGATGCTGTCGCGCAGCGTGTACAGCTGGAGTGAGTACCGATGTTCGGTCATGCTTGTTTTTCCTGTCCGTGGTGTGACGCCCGGATACGGTTGTCCTCAGTGCTCGGCGGATGCCCCTCGGCGCCGGGGCGGCCACCAGGCAGGAACGGGGGAGGCCCGTAGCGGGGCGGGTGTCCCCCCGGCCACCCGCAGCAGATCCAGTAAATTGCGATGCGCCTCTCAGTTTTCAGAGACTCTGGACCGCTGATCGGCGGACTGTCAATACCTTCTCCGTGTTCACATCAATGGCGAGCTCAGAGAGGTCAGCCCCGCGCGAGGCACGGCGACGACATCCTTGGCACGGTGCGGTCGCGGGATCCACTGGCACGTTGTCGGTGGAGCACGCCCGACGCCGTGCGCGACCCCGAGCGCCGAGTGTTTGACGCACTTTCCGCCCATGGCGGGCGAGGGCTTGAAGCGCTGGCCGGAGAAGCCGGCCCGCGAGGCACTTCTCGCTTTCGCCGGCCACTCTCGTTCACTGCCTCAGTAGACGGTTGCCCGTCTCAGGACTGAACGGCCGAGCGCAGTTCGGGCAGGGACAGGACCTCGTCCAGCACGTCGACGTAGAGATCCACGTGCTCGCGGCGGAAGGTCATGGGCGGTTTGATCTTCAATACGTTGTCGTGCACGCCATTGGGGAAGACGATGACACCTCGCTCCTTCATGAGCTCGGTGACCATGAAGGCCTGCTCAGTGGCCGGCATCTTGGTGGTGCGGTTACGGACCAGTTCGACGCCGAGGTAGAGCCCTTCCGCCCGCACGTCACCGATGAGCGGTTGGCGCTGCTGGAGCTCGCGCAGCGACTGGGCGAAGTACCCGCCCACACTCACGGCGTTCTCCCTCAGCCCATCCTGCTCGACGATGTCGAGCACGGCCTCGCCGATCGCGCAGGAGACCGGGTTGCCGCCGAAGGTGTTGAAGTACTTCATGCCCGTGTCGAACGCGTCGGCGATCTCCCGGGTCGTGACCACCGCCGCGAGGGGGTGCCCGTTCCCGAGCGGCTTGCCCATCGTGACGATGTCCGGGACCACCCCCTGGAGCTCGAACCCCCACCAGGGCCCGAGTCGTCCGACGCCGACCTGGACCTCGTCGGAGATGCACAGGGCGCCCGCTCGCCTGGCAGCGGTGAACACGCCGTCGAGGTAGCCGTCGGGGAACACGATGTTCCCACCCGATCCCATCAGTGACTCGGAGATGAAGGCGGCCGGGGGTCGGCCGTCGGCCGTGATCCGCTCGATGACAGCCGCGGCATCGCGCGCGTACTTGACTCCGGCGTCCGCGTCGTCGTACCCGTAGGTACTGCGGTAGCGGTCCGGGATGACGACCTCGTGGGTGGTCGCGGGTGCGCCGGCCCCGCCGGGGCCCTTGTAACGGTTCGGGCTGATCCCGGTCACCACGCCGGTGTTTCCGTGGTACGCGCCGTCGATGTTGACGATGTGCTGACGACCTGTCACCTGGCGGGCTATCCGCAGCGCCAGGTCGTTTGCCTCGCTGCCCGTGCACACGAGGAAGACGACCTCGAGCGGGTCGGGTAGCGTGGCTACCAGCTTCTGCACGTAACTGGCGATCTGCGGGTAGACGAAACGGCTGTTGGTGTTGAGCTTGCGCATCTGTCGGGTGGCGGCGGCCGTCACGCGTGGCTCGGCATGGCCGACGTGGGTGACGTTGTTCAGCGAGTCCAGATAGGCGAGGCCGTCCTCGTCGTGGAACCACATGTCCCGCCCACGCACAAGGTTCATCGGGGTGCGGTAGTAGTTGCGCTGGGAGCGGGCGATGTGGCGACGGCGCACTGAGACGACGTCGTCGATGGTGGGGACCGCGGCGGGGGATTCGGTGAACCCGAGGAGCCGGGCGGGGTCGGGTGACAGGTGGCTCCACACCTGCCGTGCGGAGGGCGGCACGGCACGAGGGGGCGGCCACGTGGCCATCCGCGCGGTGCGGTGGACCTGCACCTGGACGCAGGGCCCGAGCGGGTCCGTCTCCTCTCTCGAGCCGGCGCGTCCCAACGGCGCCCCGGCCGGGACTGTCGCGGCAACGGGCGGTGTGTCGTCGAGTCCCCACCAGCACGTCCAGAACTCCAGCCCCTCGACCGCATGTCGCAGTACCAACGGCATCCCTGCGCCACCGCGTGCTTCGACGACGCCGGACAGCGGGCTGGCAACCTCCTCGGCGTCTGCCACGATCAGCGAGCCGCCGACCTGAACCGTCGCGGGCTCGTCGGCTCCTGGGCGGCGCCGGCCCCCCAGGAGCAGCGATGCGCTGAGGTGGGGCACGTAGCCCCGCCGTCGTCGTCCGTCGAGGACGTCGTCGATGCTCGCGCGCACCGCCCTCGCGTCGTGCCAGTCGACTTCGTCGTAGAGATCACTTGCCGGTCGCAGGTCGAGCAGCTGCGGGGCCGGTGCGTACGGGGCACGGTCTCGGGCCGCCTCTGCCAAGACCTCTTCCAAACCCCGTTGCTCCCGCGTCGGGGGGAGCCCACACGCGACCCGGAACGTCGCCTCGGCGACCTCGGGGCAGACCTCGGCCACCTGCGCGATCGTGGGCCAGGTGTGTTGCATGCGGGTCCGCCCGTACGGGTTGTCGCTCTCGGCGACCCGGCGCGTCCACGTCACGGCGTTCATGCACAGCCGGGCGGCCGCCAACGGATAGACAGCAGCCAGTTCCTCAGCCGTGAGGGGGAGCACCGAGTGGAAGCCGGCCACGACTTCGGCCGCCGCGGCGAGCGGGTCGGCCTTGCGGACCATGGCGTAGCCCGCCGCGATCGCCACCTCCGCCGCGCGCACACTGTAGAGCGAGTCACCCAGGTCGACGATCCCCGAGATCCGCGGCACCCCGTCCTCGTCAGCGTCGGCCAGGACGTTGGCGTCATTGAGATCCTGGTGTACGACGCTCCGAGGCAGTCGGTCCCATGCCGGCAGGAGATCGTCGTACCAGCCCATGATCGTGCGCACCGACTCCCGCCGGTCCGCGTCCTGTACAGCGTGCAGCGATGCCTCGACTATCTCCGCGGCTCGGCGCATGTCCCAGTCGTGCGGTTCCAGGCCCACCGGTGGCTCCACGCTGGAGAGTCCGAGGCTCAGCCGCCCAGCGGCTTCTCCCAGCTGACGCAGGAGCGCCGCGGGGTGGTCTTCGAGATCCGCCAGGACCCGGCCCTCGATCCAGCTCATCACGCGGACCACGTGCGTTCGGCCCTCGTGGACGACGGCGGCAAGGAGCTTTCCCTCGCGTGTCGGGACCAGCCGTGGCACCGGAAGGTCGGGAACGGTGGAGGCCAGATGCTGGAGGAGCGAGTTCTGCCAGAGAACGTCGGCCGAGTCCGGCTCCGCGCGGGTGACCCGTACGAAGTAGCGCATGCCGTCGTCGCCGGTGATCCGGACGTTCTGGTCGACCTCCCCTCCCAGTGGGTGCTGGACATATCCCTCGAGTCCGAAGGACTGCCGCAGCACGTGATCGAGGAGCGAGCCCGGCAGCTGGCCGGTGTGACCGGGGATGGTCGTTCCGTCCTGGCCGGTGGTGGTCGCTGAGGTCATCGGTGCGTTCTCTCTCTCGTCGTCAGGTCGCTCATCACTCACCGTGGGCCTGCGTCACGACACTCAGGTCGTGGCCAGTCCCCTGCCGCCACCCGTGCCGGACCTTTGCCCGACGCTGTCAGCCGGCTCCCTGACGGTCCGATCGATCGCGGTTCCCGGGGGCGGCGGGCAGAGCTGCCGCGGCTGTGTCTCGATCGCTTCACGGGCTACGCAGACCTTGGCCAAGTCGACGAGCGACAGGTCCAGGGCGAACTCCCCCGTTCGGTGCTTCCCCTCGATGCCCCACTCCGACGGCCGCAGGGGCCCGGGCCAGGACGCGCTCCAGCACCTGGCCGGCGATCAGGTCTTTCTCCAGCCCGAGGTGATGCGTCAGATGAAACACCGCGGAGAATCCGGCAACAAGGGACGCGAGGCCACGACATCGACCCCGTATTTTGTGCTTGTGCACAATTACTGCCAGGGAGCCCCACCGGCATGTCAGCGGCATTACCCGGAGACGACCCCGGATCCGTCCGGTGACGGCTGTCGCCGGGAGAGGCGGTCCTCATGAGCGGCCCGGAACGCCGTCAGGGCGGGGCCCGCCACGACGCCGTGCAGGCGATCGCGCGCCGGCTCCTCGAGGAACGACTCGACGAACTGACCTCTCGTGCTCTCGAACGACTGGAAGCCGAGGAGCCCGCCTACGCGTCGGCGGACTGGGACCCGGTCCAGAAACGGGAGGGGATGCGACGAACCCTCGAACTCGCCCTGACCCGGCTGGCCGGCGGTCCCGTGCCCCGGACGGTCTCGCGCGCCACCGAGGACGTGGGACGTGAGCGAGCGGAGCAGGCGTTCCCCCTGACCGCTCTGATGCACTCCTTCCAGCTGGACCTCAGGACCCTGTGGGAGGCCGTGCTCGCAGAGGGGCGAGCACGTGGCATCAGCGCCGATCCCGACTTCCTCGACGGGTTGATCCGCGTCTGGGAGGCGACGGACGCCAACAGCGTCGAGGTCGTCGACGCCTACCGCCGCACCGAGCGCGACCTGGCGAGCCATCGTGCGGAGGTGCGCAACCGCGCCTTCACCCGCCTGGTCCTGGAAGGGGAGCAGGATCCCTCCATCGTCGCGGAGGCCTCCACGTTGCTGGGCTTCTCCGAGAACGTCGCCCTGACCGTGGTCGTAGCCGAATCCGTTCCTACCGGCGACCCGGCAGTGTCCCAGGTCGACGATGCGCTGCGTCGGGGCGGCCTGGTACGTCACTTCGGATGGATGGGCGACGAGCTCCTCGGCATCATCGGTCACGGACGGCGCGATGAAGAGGCCGTGCTTGCCATGCTCCGGCCGTTCGCCCCGTGGCGCTGCGGAGTCGCGACAGTCCCCGGCCTGGCGCTGACGGCGCGGGGCATCCGGTTCGCACGTGCTGCGATCCGCAGCTCCGCGCAGCCCGGAGTGCGGCACGTGGAGGGCCACTGGATCGGGGCGATCATGTCCGCGCAGGAGGAGCTCACCGGTGCGATGGCCACCGGCGTGCTGCGCCCACTGCTCGAGCTGCGCGACCGCGACAGCATCGTCGAGACCCTGCGCTGGTACCTCGACCTGGGCTCGGTCGCCGAGGTGGCCGCACGCACCTACCGTCACCGGAACACGGTGGGCAATCGCCTGCAGGCCGCGGAAGAGGCGACCGGGCTGAAGCTGTCCCGGCCGAACGACGCCGCCCGGCTGGTCCTCGCCCTGGCTTGGCTGGAGACGGACGCGGGCGCCCGCTTCCGGGCGACGATGTCCTGATCCACCGATCGCTGGACGGGTCGAGGCAACCGGCCGGGGCCGCGACCGAGAGAGCTGGAGCCAAAGCGCGGCGGTCAGATGCCACATGCCCTTCATGAGGACGGCAGTCTTGGCGGCCGACAGCCCGGTCACGCCGCGGGGCGGCAGCGCCGAGCGGCCGCAGTCCGGAGCCGCTCGCGGTGCCTCTCGGAGACCGTGCGGTTCGAGCGGAACTGCAGGGGATCCCTGACAGAAATTGTGCACAGGCACAAAATACGCGGTCGATCTCGCGGCCTCACGTCCCTTGTCGCCGCATTCTCCACAGTGCTTCACTGACGCAACACCTCGAGCCGAAGAGAGGCTCATCTCATCGGAGCAGTGATGATGCTGCCGCCGACCACCTGATCAGCATTCGTCGTCCCCCGCCCTGTCCCGGGGGCTCGTCCTCCAGCGGCGGCCCCTCGAGCACCCCCTCAGGCCCCCCATGCCCCCTGGACAGGTCGCCGCCCCACGCCTCGGCAGCCTCCTGAACTTCCGATGCGGCCGACCTGGCCGCACTCGACGAGATCGTGACTCCCGGAAAACGGAATGTCCTACATACCCGGAAAGAGGTTGAATGACATGCGTCAGATCGTCACCTTCGATGCCTACGGCACCCTGGTCGACTTCCAGCTCGGCCCCACCACCCTGAAGGTCCTGGCCGACCGGCTGGACCTGGACCGTCTGAACGTCGACGAGTTCCTCGACGACTTCCGCATCATGCGGTTCCATGCCGTCCTGGAGGCATACCGCCCCTTCCACGAGGTGCTGCCCTCCAGCCTGGAGACAGCGATGCGTCTGCATGGCCTGGAGTACCGGCAGTCCGACGGTGAGGCCCTGGTCGCGGCCGTGCCCACCTTCGGCCCCCACCCCGAGGTCCCGGCCGCACTGCGGGCGCTGAAGTCACGGTACGAGATCGCCATCATCTCCAACACGGACGACGACCTCATCGCCCAGAACCTGGCCAACATCGGCGTCGAGTTCGACCATGTCGTCACCGCCCAGCAGGCCAAGGCGTACAAGCCGTCCCGGCAGACCTTCGAGTACGCCTTCCAGACCATGGACATCGACCCCGCCCAGGTCATCCACGTCGCCCAGGGCTGGGAGTACGACCTCATCCCCACCCGCGACCTCGGCCTCGCTCGCCGCGTATGGATCAATCGCTACGGCCACAACGGCTC encodes:
- a CDS encoding Gfo/Idh/MocA family oxidoreductase, with the protein product MSAGQVGVGIIGAGVISRHYLQNLTRFPDLSVLAIADLDLERAAARAQEFGLRAMSVRDLLAADDIEIVLNLTIPAAHFDVSLQILTSGKHVWSEKPIALGRRDARTLLDEADRRGLRVGCAPDTFLGGALQTAQRTVTAGRIGAPASALGIMQSPGPEGFHPNPAFYYGPGGGPLLDMGPYYVTALVQIMGAIHRVSAVSSTALPVRRVRVGTDAGTEFDVQVPTEHVGLLEFASGARATLITSFDSGVRRNLLELYGDEATLQVPDPNYFDGVGHIVPLHGEPEEVPAAGSTWGRGVGVLELARSVRGGVPERASGSLAHHVLDVLLGIEEAARAGTTVTIESTVASPLPLDEEWDPTAATLPVSSTPSASSDGSVPPPTAGLGENAGTTVGINP
- a CDS encoding sugar phosphate isomerase/epimerase, yielding MTEHRYSLQLYTLRDSIKTDLAETLRRVAAMGFDNVELWQFEQYRDEYSRTLAETGLRPLSAHAMLVRQDARAALRTAAELGVGTLIDPRIDAARWATRADIEAAAAELNAVAELARDEGITIGYHNHDHEVRGDFDGRTGLEVFADALDDDVVLEVDMYWAEVGGVSAAELVSRLGDRVAFLHAKDGPYSKAVSEQQPLGKGAMPVVDVLKAAPDAVRVVEFDAYDGDIFAGVEESLRYLVEVDR
- a CDS encoding helix-turn-helix domain-containing protein, which produces MSGPERRQGGARHDAVQAIARRLLEERLDELTSRALERLEAEEPAYASADWDPVQKREGMRRTLELALTRLAGGPVPRTVSRATEDVGRERAEQAFPLTALMHSFQLDLRTLWEAVLAEGRARGISADPDFLDGLIRVWEATDANSVEVVDAYRRTERDLASHRAEVRNRAFTRLVLEGEQDPSIVAEASTLLGFSENVALTVVVAESVPTGDPAVSQVDDALRRGGLVRHFGWMGDELLGIIGHGRRDEEAVLAMLRPFAPWRCGVATVPGLALTARGIRFARAAIRSSAQPGVRHVEGHWIGAIMSAQEELTGAMATGVLRPLLELRDRDSIVETLRWYLDLGSVAEVAARTYRHRNTVGNRLQAAEEATGLKLSRPNDAARLVLALAWLETDAGARFRATMS
- a CDS encoding aminotransferase class III-fold pyridoxal phosphate-dependent enzyme yields the protein MTSATTTGQDGTTIPGHTGQLPGSLLDHVLRQSFGLEGYVQHPLGGEVDQNVRITGDDGMRYFVRVTRAEPDSADVLWQNSLLQHLASTVPDLPVPRLVPTREGKLLAAVVHEGRTHVVRVMSWIEGRVLADLEDHPAALLRQLGEAAGRLSLGLSSVEPPVGLEPHDWDMRRAAEIVEASLHAVQDADRRESVRTIMGWYDDLLPAWDRLPRSVVHQDLNDANVLADADEDGVPRISGIVDLGDSLYSVRAAEVAIAAGYAMVRKADPLAAAAEVVAGFHSVLPLTAEELAAVYPLAAARLCMNAVTWTRRVAESDNPYGRTRMQHTWPTIAQVAEVCPEVAEATFRVACGLPPTREQRGLEEVLAEAARDRAPYAPAPQLLDLRPASDLYDEVDWHDARAVRASIDDVLDGRRRRGYVPHLSASLLLGGRRRPGADEPATVQVGGSLIVADAEEVASPLSGVVEARGGAGMPLVLRHAVEGLEFWTCWWGLDDTPPVAATVPAGAPLGRAGSREETDPLGPCVQVQVHRTARMATWPPPRAVPPSARQVWSHLSPDPARLLGFTESPAAVPTIDDVVSVRRRHIARSQRNYYRTPMNLVRGRDMWFHDEDGLAYLDSLNNVTHVGHAEPRVTAAATRQMRKLNTNSRFVYPQIASYVQKLVATLPDPLEVVFLVCTGSEANDLALRIARQVTGRQHIVNIDGAYHGNTGVVTGISPNRYKGPGGAGAPATTHEVVIPDRYRSTYGYDDADAGVKYARDAAAVIERITADGRPPAAFISESLMGSGGNIVFPDGYLDGVFTAARRAGALCISDEVQVGVGRLGPWWGFELQGVVPDIVTMGKPLGNGHPLAAVVTTREIADAFDTGMKYFNTFGGNPVSCAIGEAVLDIVEQDGLRENAVSVGGYFAQSLRELQQRQPLIGDVRAEGLYLGVELVRNRTTKMPATEQAFMVTELMKERGVIVFPNGVHDNVLKIKPPMTFRREHVDLYVDVLDEVLSLPELRSAVQS
- a CDS encoding haloacid dehalogenase type II, which gives rise to MRQIVTFDAYGTLVDFQLGPTTLKVLADRLDLDRLNVDEFLDDFRIMRFHAVLEAYRPFHEVLPSSLETAMRLHGLEYRQSDGEALVAAVPTFGPHPEVPAALRALKSRYEIAIISNTDDDLIAQNLANIGVEFDHVVTAQQAKAYKPSRQTFEYAFQTMDIDPAQVIHVAQGWEYDLIPTRDLGLARRVWINRYGHNGSMGARGSADYQPFDELPDLSGLPALLGC